A window of the Janthinobacterium agaricidamnosum NBRC 102515 = DSM 9628 genome harbors these coding sequences:
- a CDS encoding RNA polymerase factor sigma-54, with amino-acid sequence MKQSLQLRTSQHLALTPQLQQSIRLLQLSTLELHQELEQLLTDNPLLERLDDPLDHSLRLLSDGALSPLSAPSEGPPQPPGQDGAGPDAPGAAEAEHFEGEGASETSTAADNTDSDWSEAGRSKAPDDEDARPQLEASHCTLREHLMEQVRVTVLELRDRALVELIIDALDDNGYLEEPLEEILARLPAELEIDPDELHIALSLLQSFDPPGVGARNASECLALQIKRLPHIALVTRRMALQIVEQHLTWFAQRDFNKLKKALACDDEDLREAQAVIRQCNPHPGAVFASDVSDYVVPDVVVKRSRNGWQVSLNHDVMPRLRVNAMYANLLKQGKGEGAMGAQLQEAKWLIKNMRQRFDTILRVAQAIVERQKNFFSHGAVAMRPLVLREIADTLGLHESTISRVTTQKYMLTPHGMFELKYFFGSHVATEAGGEASSTAIRALIVQLTGAEDPKNPLSDSKIADMLGEQGMVIARRTVAKYREALKIPPVSLRKSL; translated from the coding sequence ACTGGAACAGTTGCTGACCGACAATCCCTTGCTGGAGCGCCTGGACGATCCGCTCGACCATTCGCTGCGGCTGCTGTCCGATGGTGCGCTGAGCCCGCTTAGCGCACCGTCTGAAGGGCCGCCGCAGCCGCCAGGCCAGGATGGCGCCGGGCCGGATGCGCCGGGCGCGGCCGAGGCCGAGCATTTCGAAGGCGAGGGCGCCAGCGAGACCAGCACCGCGGCCGACAATACCGACAGCGACTGGAGCGAAGCGGGACGCAGCAAGGCGCCTGACGACGAGGATGCCCGGCCGCAGCTGGAAGCGAGCCACTGCACGCTGCGCGAACACTTGATGGAGCAGGTGCGCGTGACCGTGCTGGAATTGCGCGACCGCGCGCTGGTCGAGCTGATCATCGACGCGCTCGACGACAACGGCTACCTGGAAGAGCCGCTGGAAGAAATCCTGGCGCGCCTGCCGGCCGAACTGGAAATCGATCCCGACGAATTGCATATCGCGCTGTCGCTGCTGCAAAGCTTCGACCCGCCGGGCGTCGGCGCGCGCAATGCGTCGGAATGCCTGGCGCTGCAAATCAAGCGCCTGCCGCACATCGCGCTGGTGACGCGGCGCATGGCCTTGCAGATCGTCGAACAGCACCTGACCTGGTTTGCGCAGCGCGACTTCAACAAGCTCAAGAAAGCCCTGGCTTGCGACGACGAAGACTTGCGCGAAGCGCAGGCGGTGATTCGCCAATGCAATCCGCACCCGGGCGCCGTGTTCGCGTCGGACGTGTCCGATTACGTGGTGCCGGACGTGGTCGTCAAGCGCTCGCGCAATGGCTGGCAAGTCAGCCTGAACCACGACGTGATGCCGCGTTTGCGGGTCAACGCGATGTACGCCAACCTGCTGAAACAGGGCAAGGGCGAGGGCGCGATGGGCGCGCAATTGCAGGAAGCCAAGTGGCTGATCAAGAATATGCGCCAGCGTTTCGACACCATTTTGCGGGTCGCGCAAGCGATAGTAGAACGACAAAAGAATTTTTTCTCGCATGGAGCGGTTGCCATGCGGCCCCTTGTGCTTCGTGAAATAGCTGATACACTGGGACTACACGAGAGCACGATCTCTCGGGTAACAACCCAGAAATACATGCTGACCCCGCACGGCATGTTTGAGTTGAAATATTTCTTTGGTAGCCACGTCGCCACCGAAGCGGGCGGCGAAGCGTCGTCGACGGCGATACGGGCACTGATAGTGCAATTGACAGGAGCTGAAGACCCTAAAAATCCTTTATCCGACAGTAAGATTGCCGACATGCTGGGGGAACAAGGCATGGTGATTGCGCGACGCACTGTTGCCAAATACCGGGAAGCGCTGAAAATTCCGCCAGTTAGCCTGCGCAAA